From a single Phragmites australis chromosome 7, lpPhrAust1.1, whole genome shotgun sequence genomic region:
- the LOC133924703 gene encoding uncharacterized protein LOC133924703, whose protein sequence is MDERSGGGEEGMWPWWAAASASQAGAGVAWFRRGMGGAAVAMPFKAFAIASLFVGAGATAVAAGVLAAGVGSVEEMKGVGASIRRWMGAPPRRVEGD, encoded by the exons atggATGAGCGaagcggcggcggtgaggagggCATGTGGCCGTGGTGGGCAGCGGCGAGCGCGTCCCAGGCGGGGGCCGGGGTGGCCTGGTTCCGGCGGGGCATGGGCGGCGCGGCGGTGGCGATGCCGTTCAAGGCGTTCGCCATCGCCTCCCTCttcgtcggcgccggcgccaccgccgtAGCCGCCGGAGTGCTCGCAGCGGGCGTCGGATCG GTGGAGGAGATGAAGGGCGTGGGCGCGAGCATCCGGAGGTGGATGGGAGCCCCTCCTCGCCGAGTGGAAGGAGACTAA
- the LOC133924702 gene encoding probable transcription factor MYB58 has product MSREAMAGAPGGARRRGGSRRDAANGDAARKGAWMAEEDEVLLEHVRTHGPREWSSIPSKGLLPRSGKSCRLRWVNKLRPNLKTGCKFSAEEERVVLELQAQFGNRWARIATYLPGRTDNDVKNFWSARQKRLARLLRTPVPGGSGKNSRAKAPAASSMESPPAVGPCPDQVPYEGGSSSGHQCLAATPFIDAQNAALVLHDQTGSGLLGFKGTLAPVAPATDSHACSSNAAPLPPELPFDQPPYPLLDFPGMPESWDMAPGFVNAGGMYNLAYQELLPVMQPGPKMLPFFGMEFQQDGVKAEPPDAPDDFFDDLPPDLFSSLDQLPPPLLPPATKSEF; this is encoded by the exons ATGTCGAGGGAGGCAATGGCTGGAGCACCTGGCGGCGCCCGCCGGCGGGGCGGCAGCAGAAGGGACGCGGCGAACGGGGACGCGGCGCGGAAGGGGGCCTGGAtggcggaggaggacgaggtgCTGCTGGAGCACGTGCGCACGCACGGGCCCCGAGAGTGGAGCTCCATTCCATCCAAAGGCCTCCTGCCGCGCTCCGGCAAGTCCTGCCGCCTCCGCTGGGTCAACAAGCTCAGGCCCAACCTCAAGAC TGGCTGCAAGTTCTCCGCAGAGGAAGAGCGGGTGGTGCTCGAGCTGCAGGCGCAGTTCGGGAACAGGTGGGCGAGGATCGCCACCTACTTGCCGGGCAGGACGGACAACGACGTGAAGAACTTCTGGAGCGCCCGACAGAAGCGGCTCGCCAGGCTCCTGCGCACGCCTGTCCCCGGCGGGTCCGGCAAGAACAGCAGGGCCAAGGCGCCTGCTGCCTCTTCCATGGAGTCGCCACCCGCCGTG GGTCCCTGCCCGGATCAAGTTCCATACGAGGGCGGCTCCTCCAGTGGCCACCAATGCTTAGCGGCGACACCGTTCATAGACGCCCAGAATGCTGCACTAGTCCTGCATGATCAGACAGGCTCTGGACTTCTCGGTTTCAAGGGAACGCTGGCGCCGGTCGCTCCGGCCACCGACAGCCATGCGTGCTCGTCAAACGCAGCCCCATTGCCACCGGAGCTGCCGTTCGATCAGCCTCCGTACCCTCTGCTCGACTTCCCGGGGATGCCGGAGAGCTGGGACATGGCTCCCGGGTTCGTCAACGCCGGCGGCATGTATAATCTCGCCTACCAAGAGCTGCTTCCGGTGATGCAACCCGGTCCGAAGATGCTCCCGTTCTTCGGTATGGAGTTCCAGCAGGATGGCGTCAAGGCCGAGCCTCCGGACGCGCCCGACGACTTCTTCGACGACCTCCCGCCGGACTTGTTCAGCTCTCTTGATCAGCTGCCCCCGCCATTGTTGCCGCCGGCGACGAAATCTGAATTTTGA